From the genome of Candidatus Tectomicrobia bacterium:
TTGCAGCGCCCCCAGCGAGAACCGGGTGATGTGATCGGCCAGCCTTTCGATGTCGGCCGGCGAATAGTCTTGTTCCGGGAAAAGGCGGCTGATGATGGGCCGGCAGTTGTAGTAGAAGAGACACTGGCCGATGATGCTGCGGGCGCTGAGCCTCACCTGCTCCGAATTCGCCGGTTCGCCGAGGATCTCCCCGACGAGCTCGAGCAGCTTGGCCGTCCGGGGCCGGACGAATTTCGCGATTAGATCGTCGAGCGCCGCCGTCGGTTGGCTCATCTCGCTCGCCAGCAGCTTGCTGTGCCAGGCGGGGCGCCCCTCGTCGAAAATCCGAAGCAGATAGGAGCGCACGAAGGCGCGCAGGCGCTGCGCGGGGGTCGCGTCGCCCTCAAGCCCGATGTCATGGGGGAACTTCTGGTGGGAGCACTGGTAGGCGTACTCCAGCACCGCGGTGTAGAGTGATTCCTTGCCGCCGAAATGGTAATTGACCGCCGCCCCGTTGGTCCGGGCCCGGGCGCAGATCTTCCGGACCGTCGCCTTGTGGAACCCAGTCTCGGCGAAGATTTCCCCCGCGGCTTCG
Proteins encoded in this window:
- a CDS encoding CerR family C-terminal domain-containing protein, which produces MREEILSPEQQFETKQRLIEAAGEIFAETGFHKATVRKICARARTNGAAVNYHFGGKESLYTAVLEYAYQCSHQKFPHDIGLEGDATPAQRLRAFVRSYLLRIFDEGRPAWHSKLLASEMSQPTAALDDLIAKFVRPRTAKLLELVGEILGEPANSEQVRLSARSIIGQCLFYYNCRPIISRLFPEQDYSPADIERLADHITRFSLGALQGVGKSCVAARN